The following proteins come from a genomic window of Trifolium pratense cultivar HEN17-A07 linkage group LG4, ARS_RC_1.1, whole genome shotgun sequence:
- the LOC123919471 gene encoding receptor-like protein 7, protein MGSFFILLPSFTFHFFFLLLLTHFTSYTFSLCNHHDNSALLQFKNSFVVNTSSEPDIWWWSCSSFSFKTESWKNSTDCCDWDGVTCDTVSDYVIGLDLSCNNLKGELHPNSTIFQLRHLQQLNLAFNDFSGSSVHVGIGDLVNLTHLNLSNSYFSGNIPSTISRLSKLVSLDLSNHLVMELKLNPFTWKKLIRNATDLRELYLDSVDLSSIRVSSLSMLKNFSSSLVSLSLSNTRLHGHLSSDILSLPNLQKLELSYNNNLSGQLPKSNWSTPLRYLYISFSAFSGEIPYSIGKLKSLSQIALSGCHFEGMVPLSLWNLTQLTYLDLSINKFNGEISPLLSNLTHLISCDLSDNDFSGNIPPNVYGKLNKLEFLTLYANNLTGIIPSSIFQLPQLSNLRLSDNKLVGPIPIEVAKRSKLKVVSLGYNMLNGTIPKWCYYLPSLVELYLSNNHLTGFIGEFTTYSLQYLYLSNNNLHGHFPDSVFELQNLTHLDLSSTNLGGVVDFHQFSKFKILNFLDVSHNNFLPINIDNNVESISPYLESVYLSSANINSFPKFLARLPNLQSLDLSHNNIHGKIPKWFLKLFNSWENIGYIDLSFNKLQGNLPIPPSGIQYFLLSNNNFTGNISSAFCNAWALSMLNLAHNKITGMIPQCLGTLPSLSVLDLQMNNFYGSMPRNFSKENQFKTIKLNGNQLEGPLPYSLVHCKNLEVLDLGDNIIEDVFPNWLGILPELQVLSLRSNKLHGTITCSSTKHPFTKLRIFDVSNNNFSGPLPTSCIKKFQGMMNVNGSQIGLQYMGNFVVKYYNDSVVVIMKGFSKELTRILTTFTTIDLSNNMFEGEIPTFIGELNSLKGLNLSNNGISGKIPQSLSYLENLEWLDLSRNQLIGEIPMALTKLNFLSFLNLSQNHLEGIIPTGQQFGTFGNDSYEGNTLLCGFPLSKSCKKDEDRPSHSTSEDEEESGFGWKAVAIGYACGAISGLLLGHNVFFFGKPEWLVRLVEHMFNTRLKRTNNRAGANRRRMN, encoded by the coding sequence ATGGGCTCCTTTTTTATTCTATTGCCTTCTTTTACCTTTCACTTCTTCTTTTTGCTGTTGCTTACTCATTTTACTTCCTACACTTTCTCATTATGCAACCATCACGACAACTCTGCCTTGTTACAATTCAAGAACTCATTTGTTGTCAATACTTCATCTGAACCTGATATTTGGTGGTGGAGTTGttcctctttttctttcaaGACGGAATCTTGGAAAAACAGTACAGATTGTTGCGATTGGGATGGTGTCACATGTGACACCGTTTCAGATTACGTGATTGGTTTGGATCTTAGTTGCAACAATCTGAAAGGTGAATTACATCCCAATAGCACTATCTTCCAGCTTAGACACCTTCAACAACTCAACTTAGCTTTTAATGATTTTTCCGGGTCTTCAGTGCATGTTGGTATTGGTGATTTAGTGAACCTCACACATCTAAATCTGTCAAACTCTTACTTCAGTGGTAATATTCCCTCCACAATCTCTCGTTTGTCAAAATTAGTATCACTTGATCTTAGCAATCACTTGGTAATGGAATTGAAACTCAATCCATTCACATGGAAGAAACTTATTCGCAATGCTACTGATTTAAGGGAGCTTTATCTGGATAGCGTGGATCTGTCTTCAATCAGAGTGAGTTCTTTGTCTATGCTAAAGAATTTTTCATCCTCTTTAGTTTCTCTTAGCCTATCAAATACTAGGTTGCATGGACATTTGTCAAGTGACATCCTCTCTTTACCTAATCTTCAAAAACTGGAATTGTCATATAACAACAATCTTAGTGGTCAACTTCCAAAGTCCAATTGGAGCACTCCTTTGAGGTACTTGTACATCTCCTTCTCTGCTTTCTCAGGTGAAATTCCTTATTCCATAGGTAAGTTGAAGTCTCTTAGTCAAATAGCACTCTCAGGGTGTCATTTTGAAGGGATGGTTCCTCTATCTTTGTGGAACCTAACCCAACTAACATATTTGGAcctttcaataaataaatttaatggtGAGATCTCACCATTACTTTCAAACCTCACACATCTCATTTCATGTGATCTTTCAGATAATGACTTTAGCGGTAACATCCCACCAAATGTTTATGGAAAGTTAAACAAACTGGAATTTTTAACACTTTACGCTAACAACCTAACAGGCATAATTCCATCATCAATTTTTCAGCTACCTCAACTTTCTAATTTACGTTTATCCGATAATAAACTAGTTGGACCAATTCCAATTGAAGTCGCTAAACGTTCAAAATTGAAAGTTGTGAGTTTAGGCTATAACATGTTAAATGGAACAATTCCGAAATGGTGTTATTATTTGCCTTCATTGGTAGAGTTGTACCTCAGCAACAACCACCTCACAGGGTTCATTGGTGAGTTCACAACTTATTCTCTTCAATATTTGTATCTCTCTAATAACAATCTCCATGGTCATTTTCCAGATTCAGTATTTGAACTCCAAAATCTTACCCACTTAGATTTGTCATCAACAAATTTAGGCGGTGTTGTGGATTTTCaccaattttcaaaatttaaaatactaaatttccTTGATGTGTCACACAATAATTTTCTTCCTATCAACATTGATAACAATGTTGAATCCATCTCACCTTACCTTGAAAGTGTATATTTATCTTCTGCTAATATTAATAGTTTTCCTAAATTCCTAGCACGACTACCAAATCTCCAATCATTAGATCTCTCTCATAACAACATTCATGGAAAAATTCCCAAATGGTTTCTTAAACTCTTTAACTCATGGGAAAACATTGGATACATTGATCTTAGTTTCAACAAGTTGCAAGGAAATCTTCCAATTCCACCCAGTGGCATTCAATACTTTTTACTCTCAAATAACAACTTCACAGGAAACATTTCATCCGCATTTTGCAATGCATGGGCCTTGAGTATGCTCAATTTGGCACACAACAAAATAACAGGCATGATCCCACAATGTCTAGGAACACTTCCTTCTCTTTCTGTATTAGATTTGCAAATGAATAACTTCTATGGAAGTATGCCTAGAAACTTTTCcaaagaaaatcaatttaagACTATAAAGTTGAATGGCAATCAATTGGAAGGACCATTACCATACTCTTTGGTTCATTGCAAAAATCTTGAAGTTTTGGACCTTGGAGACAACATCATAGAAGATGTATTTCCCAATTGGCTAGGAATTCTGCCAGAGTTACAAGTACTGAGTTTAAGATCAAACAAACTTCATGGTACAATCACATGCTCTAGCACCAAACATCCTTTTACCAAGTTGCGAATTTTTGATGTCTCTAACAACAATTTTAGTGGTCCATTACCAACATCATGTATTAAGAAATTTCAAGGAATGATGAATGTTAATGGTAGCCAAATTGGTTTGCAATACATGGGTAACTTCGTGGTTAAGTACTATAATGATTCTGTGGTTGTCATAATGAAAGGTTTTTCTAAGGAGCTAACGAGGATATTGACTACTTTCACAACTATCGATTTATCAAATAACATGTTTGAAGGAGAAATTCCAACATTTATTGGAGAATTAAATTCTCTCAAAGGTCTTAACCTTTCAAATAATGGAATCTCTGGTAAAATTCCACAATCTTTGAGTTATTTGGAAAATTTGGAGTGGTTGGACCTCTCAAGGAACCAATTGATTGGTGAGATTCCTATGGCTCTCACAAAGCTgaattttctctcattcttgAACCTTTCACAAAACCACCTTGAGGGAATCATACCTACAGGTCAACAATTTGGTACATTTGGAAATGATTCCTATGAAGGAAATACATTGTTATGTGGATTCCCATTGTCTAAATCATGCAAAAAGGATGAAGATCGGCCATCACATTCAACATCTGAAGATGAAGAGGAATCAGGATTTGGTTGGAAAGCAGTAGCAATAGGATATGCGTGTGGGGCAATATCAGGTTTGCTCTTAGGACATAATGTATTTTTCTTTGGGAAACCTGAATGGCTTGTAAGACTTGTTGAACATATGTTTAACACACGACTGAAGAGAACAAACAACAGAGCCGGTGCAAATCGCAGAAGAATGAATTAA